One part of the Dermacentor silvarum isolate Dsil-2018 chromosome 6, BIME_Dsil_1.4, whole genome shotgun sequence genome encodes these proteins:
- the LOC119455831 gene encoding fumarylacetoacetase yields MSFVPVPEDCDFSYANLPYGIFSTPTNKTPRPGVAIGDYILDLTVVKHFFTGPHLKQSQHVFEQKTLNEFMALGRPAWVEARQVIQKLLSKNEPVLKDDIALKAKALVPMSQATMHLPAQIGDYTDFYSSKQHATNVGIMFRGKDNPLLPNWKYLPVGYHGRSSSVVVSGTPIRRPNGQTKPDDTKPPVFGPCRLMDFELEMAFFVGPANKLGDPVPVQQAHDHIFGMVLMNDWSARDLQKWEYVPLGPFTAKNLGTTISPWVVTMEALEPFRCANVSQDPAPMPYLTHSDNYNFDINLQVDLKPKDAAAVTTLCKSNFKHMYWTMKQQLAHHTITGCNLNPGDLLGSGTISGSTEDSYGSMLELCWKGTKPIPLNNGETRTFLKDEDEVILRGYCQGQGHRVGFGECRGVILPAHPL; encoded by the exons AAAACACCTCGCCCTGGCGTAGCTATTGGAGATTACATCCTTGATTTGACCGTGGTGAAGCACTTCTTCACTGGGCCCCACTTGAAACAATCGCAGCATGTGTTTGAACAG AAAACCCTAAATGAGTTCATGGCTTTGGGCAGACCAGCTTGGGTGGAAGCCCGACAGGTGATTCAGAAGTTGCTATCCAAGAATGAGCCAGTTTTGAAGGATGACATTGCTCTAAAAGCCAA GGCACTGGTCCCAATGTCGCAAGCAACAATGCACTTACCGGCACAAATCG GTGACTACACAGACTTTTATTCATCCAAGCAGCATGCCACAAATGTTGGCATAATGTTCCGTGGCAAAGACAATCCCCTGTTACCAAACTG GAAGTACTTGCCTGTTGGGTACCATGGTCGCTCCTCTTCAGTTGTTGTCTCAGGAACTCCAATTCGTCGTCCCAATGGACAGACAAAGCCCGATGACA CCAAGCCCCCTGTGTTTGGACCATGTCGGTTGATGGACTTTGAGCTGGAGATGGCATTCTTCGTTGGTCCAGCGAATAAGCTGGGTGATCCAGTCCCAGTGCAGCAGGCTCACGACCACATCTTCGGAATGGTGCTCATGAATGACTGGAGCG CACGTGACTTGCAGAAGTGGGAATATGTGCCACTGGGTCCGTTCACGGCCAAGAACCTGGGCACAACCATCAGTCCTTGGGTTGTTACCATGGAAGCGCTTGAGCCATTCCGCTGCGCAAATGTGTCGCAAGACCCAGCTCCGATGCCCTACCTGACTCATTCGGACAACTACAACTTTGACATCAATCTTCAGGTGGACCTTAAGC cAAAAGACGCTGCAGCAGTAACTACTCTGTGCAAGTCCAACTTCAAG CACATGTACTGGACTATGAAACAGCAACTGGCTCACCACACCATAACTGGTTGCAACCTGAACCCTGGAGACTTGCTGGGCTCTGGAACCATCAGTGGATCG ACTGAGGACTCTTACGGCTCGATGCTTGAGCTCTGCTGGAAGGGAACGAAGCCTATTCCCCTGAAcaatggagaaacaaggacaTTTTTGAAAGATGAGGATGAAGTTATCCTGAGAG gTTATTGCCAAGGACAAGGTCACCGTGTTGGATTTGGAGAGTGCAGAGGTGTCATACTGCCAGCGCATCCCCTTTGA